A DNA window from Pungitius pungitius chromosome 1, fPunPun2.1, whole genome shotgun sequence contains the following coding sequences:
- the zpax4 gene encoding zona pellucida protein AX 4 — MAFGFCLSVVSLLSVWSAAKCSGVPKGALRMECRDRYFMIAVNLSFAGADPLFQAVGGTGVRAITKQYAAQCGYTVRVLPLAGRVELRASYFSCDTDNQDDKVFTFKFNLVATRKGKEESFALNQTCSPSLPWSPREVTCEENYMEVSVRSEIKCLPQTVDDWSDVETVRGSTTSDWQVMFHRHEEQLMPMNLSAARKQGYAFDLTSGRLVFRAPYGQPDSFSTEVNGVPVEEVHATLFSRQSWIVLMVDLAVACSVDEGFYDELGGLILWEAPEVCRSSCERRLNVGLNGDLVEQAVAEKRGFVVEKDNVTVHISIPYNAEGGYRKSLVAGGLYQFYVFHLYLEQILSEDHVATRVRFQRSLSTPLLPCPVFAANRTAVAERAFTVYLGDVPEDVELLAVCMNGQEFAAPFPNTSAYSLTKVVHPNNTGGYTLKVPFEDPLVVQKFVPVAALKYRLDINFTLSVLPENELFYRLASIEALFSPPTFVTTCSESGVGFHLERRPSDYLWEISVGGDLLTPELADQRGYNLSDDGQSLLLRVPLFSDGFAYRDVSLQGFFGSFGLLVRDHKTQIESATVKTCLFSTAEFIVCSTDGTMTVVADVSLALPAGGVPAETHLVDQYCEPRETDGTRALFSYPVNSCGSSIKLGKGNVTYQNEIFYSSKMYLSKGNVFSGDATERVLVQCTYPVASLHRLFSAHKFESDVAGIGRIIHTKEPPEGLHGFTMRPIAPLQTGPVYPVSYMSALQPPARYKVSKFHNFASVFRKGAPRSMRTKRTPAEI; from the exons ATGGCTTTTGGGTTCTGCCTGAG TGTTGTCTCACTCTTGTCCGTCTGGTCCGCGGCAAAATGTTCTGGAGTCCCGAAAG GAGCCCTCCGCATGGAGTGTCGTGATCGGTACTTCATGATAGCCGTGAATCTCTCCTTCGCTGGGGCGGACCCCCTCTTTCAGGCTGTTG GTGGGACAGGTGTGCGCGCCATCACAAAGCAGTACGCAGCGCAGTGCGGCTACACCGTCCGTGTTCTGCCTCTAGCCGGCCGCGTGGAGCTCCGGGCCTCTTACTTTAGCTGTGACACTGACAACCAG GATGATAAAGTCTTCACTTTTAAGTTCAACTTGGTTGCTACCCGTAAGGGAAAGGAGGAAAGCTTTGCTCTGAACCAGACCtgttccccctctctcccctggTCTCCGAGAGAAGTTACTTGTGAAGAAAACTACATGGAG gTTTCCGTCAGGAGTGAAATCAAATGTCTTCCTCAGACGGTAGATGACTGGAGTGATGTCGAAACT GTCCGTGGCTCCACCACCTCAGATTGGCAGGTGATGTTCCACAGGCACGAGGAGCAGTTGATGCCCATGAACCTCTCGGCAGCTCGCAAGCAGGGCTACGCGTTCGACCTGACGTCGGGGAGGCTGGTGTTCCGCGCTCCGTACGGACAGCCGGACTCGTTCAGCACCGAG GTGAACGGTGTTCCGGTAGAGGAGGTCCACGCAACTCTATTCTCCAGACAAAGCTGGATCGTCTTGATGGTCGACCTGGCGGTTGCTTGCTCCGTTG ATGAAGGATTTTACGATGAGCTTGGCGGCTTAATTCTGTGGGAAGCTCCAGAGGtgtgcaggagcagctgtgAAAGACGACTCAACGTGGGCCTCAACGGCGACCTTGTTGAACAGGCGGTCGCGGAGAAGCGAGGCTTCGTTGTGGAGAAGGATAACGTCACCGTCCACATCAGCATCCCCTATAATGCTGAAGGAGGCTACAGGAAG AGCCTCGTGGCCGGCGGCCTCTACCAGTTTTACGTGTTTCATCTGTACTTGGAGCAAATCCTGTCCGAGGATCACGTGGCAACCCGAGTGCGATTTCAGAGGAGCCTCTCCACGCCGCTGCTGCCGTGCCCCGTTTTCGCCGCCAACCGAACGGCCGTTGCCGAACGCGCCTTCACAGTCTACCTCGGCGACGTCCCAGAGGATGTGGAGCTGTTGGCGGTTTGTATGAACGGGCAAGAATTCGCGGCGCCGTTCCCCAACACCAGCGCCTACTCGCTCACCAAGGTTGTTCACCCCAACAACACTGGTGGATACACCCTGAAGGTCCCCTTTGAAGACCCCCTCGTCgtgcagaag TTCGTTCCGGTGGCAGCACTTAAATATCGGCTGGACATAAACTTCACTCTCTCAGTTCTGCCAGAGAACGAGCTCTTCTACCGCCTGGCGTCCATCGAGGCCTTGTTCT CGCCTCCAACCTTTGTCACCACCTGCTCTGAGTCCGGCGTCGGCTTCCACCTGGAGCGCCGGCCCTCTGACTACCTCTGGGAGATCAGCGTCGGCGGCGACCTGCTGACGCCCGAGCTTGCGGACCAGCGCGGCTACAACCTGAGCGACGATGGCCAGAGTCTGCTCCTCAGGGTGCCGCTCTTCTCCGACGGCTTCGCGTACAGG GACGTTTCTTTGCAGGGCTTCTTCGGCTCCTTCGGGCTCCTGGTGCGGGATCACAAGACTCAGATCGAGAGCGCAACAGTCAAGACGTGTCTTTTCTCCACTGCCGAATTCATCG TGTGTTCCACCGACGGGACGATGACCGTGGTGGCGGACGTGTCTCTGGCCCTCCCGGCGGGAGGCGTTCCTGCTGAAACCCACCTGGTCGACCAATACTGTGAGCCCAGAGAGACTGACGGCACCAGGGCGCTGTTCTCCTATCCCGTCAACAGCTGCGGCTCCTCGATCAAG cttggCAAGGGAAATGTGACTTATCAAAATGAGATTTTCTACAGCAGCAAGATGTACCTCAGTAAGGGTAACGTGTTTTCTGGTGATGCCACTGAGAG GGTGCTCGTTCAGTGCACGTATCCTGTGGCTAGTCTGCATCGCCTCTTCTCGGCGCACAAGTTTGAGTCTGACGTTGCTGGAATTGGCAGAATTATCCACACCAAGGAGCCCCCTGaag GTCTGCACGGTTTCACCATGAGGCCCATTGCACCACTTCAAACCGGACCAGTTTACCCAGTCTCGTACATGTCAGCCCTGCAACCCCCTGCTCGCTACAAAGTTTCAAAATTTCACAATTTTGCAAGTGTTTTTAGAAAAG GAGCACCCCGATCCATGAGAACTAAAAGGACTCCTGCTGAAATTTGA
- the LOC119222411 gene encoding uncharacterized protein LOC119222411 yields the protein MDHNEGHSSRRPTVPPLSTRTLRHPSFVPVYVAAAFAHHRTDRRNPTLPVITPAELFYTDPTMSSGRRVPIVHAELKVLDCFRLNTPPPVMSAFPAPPSRPDPFRSGSHPTRDLGSLSLRVNTAGPRRVVVQLTQEEDQAVTNLLKLHHQEQEEEPPLRSGGALTGAFRPLCSGVPRAGEAGWLQRGEFWSVLELEAADTLVSGFGPGAEGADLEAHPNRRV from the exons ATGGACCATAATGAAGGACAC AGTTCCAGGCGACCCACGGTGCCTCCTCTCTCCACCAGAACCCTGCGCCATCCCTCCTTCGTCCCCGTGTACGTGGCTGCGGCCTTTGCGCACCATCGCACCGACCGCCGCAACCCAACGC TGCCCGTCATCACCCCAGCAGAGTTGTTCTACACCGATCCCACCATGAGCAGTGGGAGGAGGGTCCCCATCGTGCACGCTGAGTTGAAG GTTCTCGATTGCTTCCGGCTCAACACCCCGCCACCAGTCATGTCCGCCTTCCCAGCGCCGCCGAGCCGCCCCGACCCGTTCAGATCGGGATCGCACCCCACCAGGGACCTGGGCAGCCTCTCCCTGAGGGTAAACACCGCGGGGCCCAGGCGGGTCGTCGTCCAGCTTACCCAGGAGGAGGACCAGGCCGTTACTAATCTCCTGAAACTGCACCaccaagaacaagaagaagagccCCCCCTCCGGAGCGGTGGGGCCCTCACGGGAGCCTTTCGGCCCCTGTGCAGCGGGGTGCCACGTGCGGGAGAGGCTGGCTGGCTGCAGCGCGGGGAGTTTTGGTCGGTTTTGGAGCTGGAGGCAGCGGACACCCTCGTGAGCGGCTTCGGCCCCGGCGCAGAGGGAGCAGATCTAGAGGCCCATCCGAACCGGAGGGTCTAG
- the arhgef15b gene encoding rho guanine nucleotide exchange factor 15 → MSVQETPRASTSPGPLKPEIPQKPSPRTVPSPPGGDGGKVKMIVKKFSKTDLREAPGQRPAANGAAEASQIKRSGRPPTVKPKPRLPLGGATAPPLPAKRRRTGQRQAKEEGGDEGDGNQVEGGRSAPDGKEVEVRLVGGGEAEAEHTHTPLSPCCDPGCSCVCHLQQPGMILIWVPVDTNGGEEEQEEEEEEEEEQEEQEEEEEEEGGDEGEPCAIEISVEDEELSKEDGEVTAGGGEDSKPEYELVDQREEWKQKKEKFHQALDVVIGDGARRLSDPGPRAILAALNAGRSQSPPVPPKRNRSAQVHRRPTQNNEEKFNQDNIYEATLPAAYPAASKTATAGKEQDVPLIRPCQSGAEVAPSAGDVPPAVPPRMPIMHTTPMVAMMPVHRGVLLPQPTPEERRNLRPLSSSSSSTSGPGPQTTPPPLLPKTDPGRLSSVSMQALTRIKEGEANEGDKTDGGVEPRPVRSGSLRKMTSFSWESRLQDEPLYQTYRASVITKEIRRQTVCRNVSKTSVDYAMDRAPRRSGAENAASAAAGGSPKGVATAAPSQCTLWQDQPQVLESGVLEKLTPEQCKYQESMFEVLTSEASYLRSLRVLIEHFMNSRELEETMIIRDRKTLFSNILRIREVSERFLKDLDQHISQEVVFQDICDIIHYHAQHNFPAYIDYVRNQIYQDKTYSSLLKNNPSFATVIARLQESPQCQRLPFMSFLLLPFQRITRIKMLLENILRRTKEKTAEEETASKALTSVSKIIDECNTQVGKMRQMEELYHVSQTLEFDKLKAVPLISQTRYLEKKGELQEMSKGGTIFNMRPKFNPVYLFLFNDLLIIAAKKGTERFVVLDYAHRSLVQVLSAVESGVAAVGSLEHCFNLTLLENHQGRMMERLLRAPSQSDMHRWMAAFPNPTNPDQHEEEVIYEDWDCPQVQCVEQYVAQQADELALEPTDIVNVTRKTEGCYEGIRLSDGQKGWFPAANVMEITNEHVRRRNLRERYRVMQAASVVASNKANTSH, encoded by the exons ATGTCTGTCCAGGAGACGCCGCGGGCGTCCACGTCTCCGGGCCCCCTCAAACCGGAGATCCCTCAAAAACCGTCCCCGAGAACCGTCCCCTCTCCCCCGGGGGGAGACGGCGGGAAGGTGAAGATGATCGTGAAGAAGTTCAGCAAAACGGACCTGAGAGAAGCACCGGGGCAGCGGCCCGCCGCCAATGGCGCGGCGGAGGCGTCGCAGATAAAGCGCTCCGGGAGGCCGCCCACGGTAAAGCCCAAGCCGAGGCTGCCGCTCGGGGGGGCGACGGCGCCCCCGCTGCCCGCGAAGAGGAGGCGGACCGGACAGAGGCAggcgaaggaggaggggggagacgaGGGTGACGGCAACCAGGTGGAAGGAGGTCGTTCAG CGCCTGACGGAAAAGAAGTGGAGGTGCGGCTAGTCGGAGGCGGCGAGGCGGAGGCGGAGCACACTCACACTCCCCTCAGTCCGTGCTGCGACCCGGGCTGCAGCTGCGTGTGCCACCTCCAGCAGCCTGGGATGATACTGATATGGGTGCCCGTGGACACGAATGGtggcgaggaggagcaggaggaggaggaggaggaggaggaggagcaggaggagcaggaggaggaggaggaggaggagggaggagacgagggtGAGCCCTGTGCGATAGAGATCAgtgtggaggacgaggagctctcaaaggaggacggcgaggtaacggcggggggcggcgaggaCAGCAAGCCGGAGTACGAGCTGGTCGACCAGCGGGAAGagtggaaacaaaaaaaggaaaagttccaCCAGGCCTTGGACGTTGTGATCGGCGACGGCGCCAGGCGGCTCTCGGACCCGGGCCCCCGCGCCATCCTCGCCGCTCTCAACGCCGGCCGCTCTCAGTCCCCCCCTGTTCCGCCGAAGCGGAACCGGTCGGCCCAAGTCCACCGCCGGCCCACGCAGAACAACGAGGAGAAATTCAACCAGGACAACATCTACGAGGCCACGCTGCCGGCAGCCTACCCCGCTGCCAGCAAGACCGCCACGGCGGGCAAGGAGCAGGATGTTCCACTCATCAGGCCGTGCCAGTCGGGGGCGGAAGTCGCCCCGAGCGCGGGCGACGTGCCGCCCGCCGTCCCGCCGAGGATGCCCATCATGCACACGACTCCCATGGTGGCCATGATGCCCGTGCACCGGGGCGTCCTGCTGCCCCAGCCCACGCCGGAGGAGCGGCGCAACCTGCGGCCcttgtcctccagcagcagctcgacCAGCGGGCCGGGCCCCCAGACGACCCCCCCGCCTTTGCTGCCCAAGACGGATCCCGGGAGGCTCAGCAGTGTCTCCATGCAGGCGCTCACGCGGATCAAAG AGGGAGAAGCGAATGAAGGGGATAAGACGGATGGAGGCGTAGAACC GCGTCCAGTCAGGAGCGGCTCCCTCAGGAAGATGACTTCGTTCAGCTGGGAGTCCCGGCTGCAGGACG AACCTCTGTACCAGACGTACCGCGCATCCGTCATCACCAAGGAGATCCGACGCCAGACGGTGTGCCGCAACGTCAGCAAAACCAGCGTGGACTACGCCATGGACAGGGCGCCGCGTCGCTCCGGGGCAGAGaacgccgcctccgccgccgccggcggGTCACCGAAGGGCGTCGCCACCGCCGCGCCGAGCCAGTGCACCCTGTGGCAGGACCAACCGCAGGTGCTGGAGTCGGGGGTTCTGGAGAAGCTCACTCCTGAGCAGTGCAAGTACCAGGag AGTATGTTTGAGGTTTTGACATCCGAGGCCTCTTACCTTCGATCCCTGCGGGTCCTGATCGAGCACTTCATGAACAgccgggagctggaggagacgaTGATCATCAGAGACAGGAAAACGCTGTTCTCCAACATCCTGAGGATCCGAGAGGTCAGCGAGAG GTTCTTGAAGGACCTGGATCAACACATATCCCAGGAAGTGGTCTTCCAGGACATCTGCGACATCATCCACTACCACGCCCAGCACAACTTCCCGGCCTACATCGATTACGTCCGCAACCAGATCTACCAGGATAAGACCTACTCCTCGCTCTT GAAGAACAACCCATCCTTCGCCACGGTCATCGCCCGTCTCCAGGAGTCGCCTCAGTGCCAGCGGCTTCCCTTCAtgtccttcctcctgctgcccTTCCAGCGCATAACCCGCATCAAAATGCTCCTGGAG AACATCCTGAGGAGAACCAAGGAGAAGAcggctgaggaggagacggCCTCGAAGGCTTTGACTTCGGTGTCGAAG atcATCGACGAGTGCAACACGCAGGTGGGGAAGATGAGACAGATGGAGGAGCTGTACCATGTCTCTCAAACACTGGAGTTTGACAAGCTGAAG GCCGTCCCGCTCATCTCCCAGACGCGATACCTGGAGAAGAAAGGGGAGCTGCAGGAAATGTCCAAAGGAGGAACCATCTTCAACATGAGGCCAAAGTTCAACCCCGtctacctcttcctcttcaatgACCTGCTCATCATCGCTGCTAAGAAAGG CACGGAGCGTTTTGTGGTGCTGGACTACGCCCACCGCTCTCTGGTGCAGGTGCTTTCGGCGGTTGAAAGCGGGGTCGCCGCCGTCGGCTCCCTAGAGCACTGCTTCAACCTCACCCTGCTGGAGAACCACCAGGGACGCATGATGGAGAGGCTGCTCAGAGCTCCCTCCCA GTCCGACATGCACAGATGGATGGCGGCTTTCCCGAACCCGACCAACCCAGACCAACATGAAGAAGAAGTGATTTATGAGGACTggg attgtCCTCAGGTGCAGTGCGTGGAGCAGTACGTCGCCCAGCAGGCGGACGAGCTCGCCCTGGAGCCCACTGACATCGTCAACGTCACCCGCAAAACCGAGG GCTGTTACGAAGGCATTCGCCTGTCAGACGGTCAGAAGGGCTGGTTCCCAGCAGCCAACGTCATGGAGATCACCAACGAGCACGTGAGGCGGCGAAACCTCCGGGAGCGCTACCGGGTCATGCAGGCGGCGAGCGTGGTCGCCAGCAACAAGGCCAACACCTCGCATTAG